The nucleotide sequence TATGGCACTTTTCAAATCTATGTTCTCAGGAACCCTACCGATCGCCATGATTCCCTGGTGAAGTCCGTATCCAACAATCTTTTCAAGGACAGCTTTGTTCGCGATGAAGATTCCCTGCTCGATGGATCTTTCTTTCAGCAGGCCGCGATACGCCCCGAACCATTCCGGCGTGAGAAGGACGGAACACACACGCAGATCGCTCTCGATGAGACGTCTCACTACTTTTTCACCCTCGGCTACGAATATATCCCTTTCCCTATGTTCGATCGTCCGTCTCATAGTTCGGTACGGTTCAAGTTCAGGAATGTCAAGCGAATCAACTTCGAGGGTCTTCATGCCCGGCAGCTTTTATAAGGCTCATGAGAAACGAAAGTCATCTCAGATTTCCGATCATCCAAATGAAAAAGAAAAGGCCGTCCCCCTATTCAAAGGAACAGCCTTTATATAGAACAGAGGAATCTACTCAGGTACCGGAGCTGTAATCCGTTTGATACTTCACCTGTTCAGGAGTCAGCTTGTCTATTTTGATTCCCATCGTCTTCAGTTTCACCATTGCGATCTCCTGATCCTGCTTGGGGGAAATATCGTGTACCGTATTCTCGAGCCGCTTTCCTTTCTTGTGTAATTCAGCGAGCCTGAGTTGGGCCATGAACTGGTTGGCAAACGACATATCCATCACCTCCGACGGGTGCCCTTCTGCTGCGGCGAGGTTCACGAGGCGGCCCTGTGCCAGCACGTAAATACGCCTGCCGTCTTTCAGCAGATACTCTTCGTTGTTGGGCCGAATTTCCTGGACCTTCTTGGTCATCCCCTTCAAATGGACAAGGTTCAACTCGCAGTCGTAGTGGCCCGTATTACAGACTATCGCCCCGTCCTTCATCTTCTCGAAGTGCCGGTCGACGACGATATCCTTTACACCGGTTGCGGTCACGAACACGTCTCCGATTTTCGCAGCGTCGTCCATTGTCATGACTCGAAAGCCTTCGAGTGTCGCCTTTAATGCGGCGGTGGGTTTTACTTCCGTAACTATCACATTAGCGCCGAGTCCTTTTGCTCTAAGCGCAACACCTTTGCCGCAATGTCCAAAGCCGGCGACCACAATATTCTTTCCGGCGAGCAGAACGCTCGTCGCCCTGAGTATGCCGTCGAGCGTCGACTGGCCGGTTCCATACACATTATCGAAATCCCATTTCGTCTCGGCATCATTGACCGCGATGACGGGATATTTCAGCGCCCCGTCGGCCGCCATCGCTCGAAGACGATGTACTCCTGTCGTTGTCTCCTCAGTCCCGCCCACAATCGCCGAGGCCGCAAGCTCCGGGTACTTTTTATGCAGCGTGAATATCAAGTCGGCTCCATCATCCAGAGTCAGGTCCGGCTTCATCTTTATCGTCTCGTCGATCGCCCAATAGAACTCCTTCACCGACATTCCGTGCCACGCAAAAATTGAGATCTCGTCAGAGGCGAGCGCTGCCGCGACTGAGTCCTGAGTTGATAGAGGATTGCAGCCGCTCCAGCTTACCTGCGCGCCGCACGCAACAAAAGTCTTCACGAGTACGGCGGTTTCTTTTGTAACGTGAAGACATCCC is from Candidatus Kryptoniota bacterium and encodes:
- a CDS encoding adenosylhomocysteinase, with the translated sequence MDEVKGLYKVRDISLASEGKKRIAWAESRMPVLMALKEKYSSSKPFKGFKIAGCLHVTKETAVLVKTFVACGAQVSWSGCNPLSTQDSVAAALASDEISIFAWHGMSVKEFYWAIDETIKMKPDLTLDDGADLIFTLHKKYPELAASAIVGGTEETTTGVHRLRAMAADGALKYPVIAVNDAETKWDFDNVYGTGQSTLDGILRATSVLLAGKNIVVAGFGHCGKGVALRAKGLGANVIVTEVKPTAALKATLEGFRVMTMDDAAKIGDVFVTATGVKDIVVDRHFEKMKDGAIVCNTGHYDCELNLVHLKGMTKKVQEIRPNNEEYLLKDGRRIYVLAQGRLVNLAAAEGHPSEVMDMSFANQFMAQLRLAELHKKGKRLENTVHDISPKQDQEIAMVKLKTMGIKIDKLTPEQVKYQTDYSSGT